The following coding sequences lie in one Lolium perenne isolate Kyuss_39 chromosome 2, Kyuss_2.0, whole genome shotgun sequence genomic window:
- the LOC127332713 gene encoding uncharacterized protein — MRAMVSSVRNLRSSRAHRRARKLSLEIFQFNTSASINRLVADAVDSWRVEDLEVVAKSTGPTLLRHPPPVYRFPCGRISSKPGDSRFRSLKLVNCLPPSLEGFTALTTLVLRDLPMSTPVAVYQGVAVACPQLRVLHLVSCQFKREKAPWLVLDSPMSEIRELVVEGELMAVKLRSLPKLESLTAVDADVQLCPDAVPCLAHVSLVFSIRPLYYWILNHTISMFMLVLKDAIDIRSLILRFTGPEMWIARTKNPFPRMPNLKKLLVADVPSSWDVSWPHVLIQAAPLLESLHVHVSQCEHEEQEPSQHASYAQPLASQRHRHLKELVVVGFERMSMQLIHLVKFTVDTSAVLCRVDLLKRGHVEYKGPWDWEMVSQQSTWSNEDKLAVLDGIGSSAAQIEVVLG; from the coding sequence ATGCGCGCCATGGTTAGCTCCGTCAGAAACCTCAGGTCTAGTCGGGCTCACCGGCGCGCCCGCAAGCTATCGCTCGAGATCTTCCAGTTCAACACCTCCGCCAGCATCAACCGCTTGGTCGCCGACGCCGTCGATTCCTGGCGTGTTGAGGATCTCGAGGTTGTCGCCAAGTCCACTGGGCCGACCCTGCTTCGGCATCCGCCTCCGGTCTACAGATTCCCCTGTGGCCGCATCAGCAGCAAGCCCGGCGACTCCCGCTTCCGAAGTCTCAAGCTCGTCAATTGCTTGCCTCCGTCGCTCGAGGGGTTCACCGCGCTCACCACGCTGGTACTGAGGGACTTGCCCATGTCCACACCCGTGGCTGTCTACCAAGGCGTGGCCGTCGCGTGCCCGCAGCTCCGAGTTCTTCATCTCGTGTCCTGCCAGTTCAAGAGAGAGAAAGCCCCTTGGCTGGTATTGGACTCGCCCATGTCCGAAATTAGAGAGCTTGTCGTCGAGGGTGAGTTGATGGCCGTCAAGctccgctctctcccgaaactcgAGAGCCTCACTGCCGTGGACGCTGACGTTCAGCTCTGCCCCGATGCCGTCCCGTGCCTCGCGCACGTGAGCCTCGTCTTCTCGATTCGCCCACTATATTACTGGATTCTGAACCACACTATCTCCATGTTCATGCTCGTCTTGAAAGATGCCATCGATATCAGGAGTCTCATTCTTCGGTTCACGGGGCCAGAGATGTGGATTGCGCGGACTAAGAATCCCTTTCCTCGGATGCCCAATCTGAAGAAGCTGCTTGTTGCGGACGTGCCTTCCTCCTGGGACGTCTCGTGGCCCCACGTCCTCATCCAGGCAGCGCCACTGCTTGAGAGCCTCCATGTCCATGTCTCCCAATGCGAACATGAGGAGCAAGAGCCAAGCCAACATGCATCGTACGCGCAGCCTTTAGCTTCGCAGCGCCACCGCCATTTGAAGGAGCTGGTGGTTGTTGGCTTCGAGAGGATGAGTATGCAGCTAATTCACCTTGTGAAGTTCACCGTGGATACTTCGGCCGTGCTGTGCCGTGTTGATCTGCTCAAGCGCGGCCATGTCGAGTACAAGGGACCCTGGGACTGGGAGATGGTGAGCCAGCAAAGCACCTGGAGCAACGAGGATAAACTTGCCGTCCTGGATGGGATTGGCTCTTCGGCAGCCCAAATTGAAGTGGTGCTAGGCTGA